In the genome of Arachis hypogaea cultivar Tifrunner chromosome 9, arahy.Tifrunner.gnm2.J5K5, whole genome shotgun sequence, the window ATACACAACTTAGACAAGTATATATAAACATGGAtatctaaaacatgaaaacatttttatgtatatatttactTAAACTACATACTATTCAAAAAGTATGCCTATGAAatatagaaattaaataaaaatatggatTTTGCAGGATGGtgaatttatatataaatgtgGTGGCAGGGGCAGGCAAAGTGCTCATGCATAGCATGTGCAACCTTATCACTTTGCAGCAAACTATGTGTGATATATTGTGATGATATCCAACTAAATTTATGTGTCAGTCATTGCCACCATCATTTCAAAATTTCTCCTATTCAAGGAAGCTAATGTCCCTGCCTTTTCTCTCCCTTTCCATTCAAGGAAATAAACTTAACATTTGCCAAACTTTATCTTAGCCATGTTCAAGGAATTTCACATGCATATATGAATTGATTGGTATTGCTATGCCTCCTTTCAATTCTGCTTCTGCTCCCATCTTATATGGCAGCTTATTACTTCACCCAAATTTAATGTCTTAATTATTATcctaacaaaaattaaactatatatattaagACCATGTGTAATTTGATGCTTGAAAGAAGTTTCACTTTATGCTACTAATAACTAGATTTGTTTACTTTAAATACAGCATGCATGGATAGATGCTTAAAACCTTGCATAAGCTATCCAAAAACTTCACCTTTTAAGTATATTTAGCAATATAAAAATACTTCTTTATTTCTTAAAGTGGAATAACTATTTAACTTTATTTTAGTGATTGATAAAACTTTGAATATATATAGATCACACTAGAACATgtctcttctttcttatttctcTGGAAACTCCTAGATCAATACTAATCAAAGATAAAGACAAAAGGGATTAGAGCTACAATTTAAAAGGAGAAGGTAGAAAATTAAGCACGAAAATCATTATTTAACACAaactacaagaaaaataaacgcactacttttttgttattgttgatttctattagtattttctatataacaTATGAATATTTGGAGTGTAAATTATTGGTTTTAGCTTTCCTATAATTACATCTGCGATACAAATGcaatatgaaaaattatattagttAAAACCGGAGAGGAATAATTAAGTCAAATACATATAATGCAAACATAAACATTTCATCACTCCTGCTCCCGCTCATGGTGCACAAGGTTTGGATTAGCATCCTcttaattatcaaataaaattttagCTAGAATTTATTTAGTGGGAAAAATATAGCATAATTAATTAACGTGTCTATTGCTACTAACTGAACCAGTATATATATTCATTAATCAAAGGAATGCAAGAATTTTAATTAATTGGTATGTAATATAGAAACTGAAAAACGCATATTAGTTAATTAAATGGTATATAAGATATATGAATTAAGGGATTCATTCAGACCCTTATTATTGCATCACACGCTAGaatattcaagagaggtgattatatgagatattacAAATTGGGACCAGACATATAAAAGTTAATCAaagtaatcaaaataaaattaaatgtcaAGGAACAACCACCAAACTTGCATTATTCTAGCTAGTAAATATATGTTTATATGGTGTCAAAAGGTGTCCATTTTTTTCATACCATGTGCTTTAAATACGCAACAACATACAAAAAAGAGATTAGTGATATTATCTGAACTaatttttgagagaaatattAATTTGAGGTGCTGCATAATTAAGCTTTTTAAATATATCAATAGAGAGACCCCTCAAAttaaattatttctttaaaacGTTCCCAAAAAATGTAGCACAAATAACATCTCTTGTTCACAAaatattgctatatatatatatatatatatatatgaaggatCCTATTATTTATGAGGACTAGAAGCTAAATAACCAAGTTGTTCAGCCAAGACATCTACATCTTCAGCAGCTGCAAGAACATGTTCATCTTCAAAACCTTCATTCAACAAATCTTCCCAAAACACTtcatcaatattattattattattattatttctacttACTCCAACTTGAGCATGATTATGATGATATTCACTGCTACTTTGTCCCTTAACATTCAAACCAAGAAGGTCCATCTCTGATACCTCAAAATCAAACTtgttatcattatcatcatcatcatcaatgtgTGATTCTAGTTTAATAAAAGTTGAGCAATCTTCATCAACAAAACCTAATAATCCATCATGATAACCTACTGCTACTTCAACATTATTGTTACTAGGTCCTTGATGAATAGGTCTCATCCTCTTATTAGAGAAAGCTTCCTCCAATTCCTTTCTCCAATCCTTTTGTTGAACCAATTGCTGCACAAAGTTTGGATTCTGCATTGCCCTTGCCATGAAGGTCATCATCTGCTGCTGTTTCTGCTCCGTCTTTCGAAGCTTAACTTCCATGGCTTGAATTTGGGACTTTGTAGTCTGCTGCTGTTGTCTGAGCTTCACCAGCTCCGCCATTAGTACCTGCCGGTCACGCCGCAACCGGTTGAGTTCTCCATCTAATCCACCAAACCTTCCAACTTCAACACAAGGGTCTAAACCTTGCtggtgatgatgatgagtttGATTTGTCTTCCTCCTTTTGATGTTCTTCAAAAGCACCCTTTGCCCTCTAAGAAACATCTCATTAGCAAATTCCCACCTATCTGGATCTACCTTTTTAAAACCCTACAATATAATATCAATTTCTTCTTTATTGGTTTCAGCTAGAAAGCCATATTTACACCCTAATCATCAAAATAATACcaataatcatcatattcatgtAGTAACATTGCAGATgatgatatatatatacttttgtaaTTTCCTACTTTATGCATATGGATGGTGTTGAAGATATTTAATTTGCCTAACAAAGTTTtggtatttttaatttgtaactaTTCATCAACAATCTACTATGTCCTACAATAGGGAAATTAAACCCAAATGATAGGAAAATTAAAATCAACCTAACAAGTACCAATTATatcataacaaaaagaaaatgtataaaataaagtaaaatagaaCAACAGTAACATATTCCAGCAGCTTCATGAACTAACATAACGTTCAATGAAGATAATAAGCTTATCATAAACAAGACCTTTCTCATgaagaaataagaagaatgaagACATGAGTTTATATAAGAAATGACTCACATAGGTGTTGAGTTGGCGGACAAAGCTGGAGAAATTGTTGTGCTTGAAGAATCTTGGGAGAAGGGTAATGGAGAAAGCTTGAGGATCCCACACAACGAAGCTGTTGTTTCCTTTGCTCCAAGAAACTATGTGATTTGTTGAAGGGTCTTCAACGATGTCATATGTCTTTGTCAGGAACGGCGGAGGACCACTCTCATTAAGCCCCTCCATTGGATGCGGCGGCGGCGCAGGCGGCGGAGGAGGAGGAACATCCACCACCATTGGATATGAAAAGGAACAAGACCCTTCTCCTAGATACTCCTCCTTCATTACTCTACCAACACCATGATCATCAGGATTCATTTTTTGgaacaataaatcaaaactttgaTGATCCGATGAGTGAAGATTTGACTTTGAAGAATGCAGTGAAGTGAAGCTAGCTATATATTCattgaaagagaaagagagagatgttATGGTATGTGATATATGGAGAAGGAGGAAATTAAAGTGTTTGGATTGGAGCTAGTGATGTGGATGAACCAGGAGACCACTCATGAGTTCTATTTGTTCTTCTTCATTATTATTAGGTGAAAATTTAACGGTAGTTAATCcgatataaagttgatagttaaaaattattaaataatttaaaaaaattattttggtaaaaatattaaaaatatattttttaaaaaatatttgtatatgtcataatattattgaaaatttttattaaattagttaataatttattttttaataaatcaaaataaaattgatttattatagcAACAATCATAAATTTAATTGtccatattataattattaaatttgatttgatcCGATCGATTTATACagctaaattatatttaaattttttgataaaaagacaaatatattcttgatttttattttaaaagaatatgATCCAATGAGTTATTTAAATTGGTCGGTTCGACCAGATCTGATAACaattaagtttattattattgttataaaaaaatcaattttattataatttattaaaaaatttaaaaataattaattcattaatacgtccaataataataCGATACATAAGTGTTTTTACAAAAATACGTTTACGCGTctttataaaagtattttttataatttaaataatttaattaaatttttatctaataatttttaattattacatCTGAATTTctactttattattattagatgttGTTGTTATGTtcctttatttaaattaattttgtttttctctttttcactttttcttttttggtggcaaagatattattttatgaCTAATGGGGAAGGTAAAGTGCAATGCAAATCCAACATGTCAAACCAGATATTTTTCTCACTCCTCCTTTGGGAAATGCCTTTATTTGCTTCTTAAAAAACCAAACaagatatttatattaaaatatttatgttaatgTCTCTCTGctcctttcttttgttttcttgtcAACGGCAAAACTATGACCATGTGCTTAACAAAATTCTAAATGCTCTTTATCAATAATTATGTGCCACCTTAGCTTCAATATGCAACAACAATAATTATTCTTTGTTAAAgacattaattatatatatatatgtagaacCAAGGTATATCTTTCTGATGAAATTAAACAAGTCCCACTATGCTGCTTACATATaacaatacaaataaaaaattaatgtatgAATCGTCAAAATAAAAAGAAGGTATGTATTGTTTGTTTTAGATTTGTTTCCTGTATTAATTAAATGGAAAGTGTTGTGAGTACGTGTCATTTGATGAATGAGAGTGGCATGTATATATATGGAGCCCCAAACCCACTCCTGAAGAAAGCAGTGACATTGCAACCGAAATCCATAACCAATCAACGTTTAGAAACCCAAGCactgttatttatttattaattacttattaacaaaaatattatacagATGGacgaataaaaatttgaatacgCGTATATTCCGTGTTTTGCATAATTTTGATGACGAACGTTAATTTTATAGTTACACTGTTATAGGTCTAGATTCAATGTTAGAAATAATAAACATGCTTTTAACATTATTTACCatataaaatataatcataatcaatatatatgttttattttttttaatttaagttggtaaaaaaatacataaataattacatatttaatacgtttttttaaataatttttttttaaaaaattatttgatcttctacttaattttttttctctttttatttatgctacacttaaatttttcttttacagTTTAATaagaattaaattctaaattttttattatatacatttttaatattatgctataaaatcattttttaaaaaaattaagccgATAAAGATTACCTGAATAATTATATATGTctaaatatatatatgatattaaaaaatttaaggaTCCTTAAAATTATAGTGTCCGACTTTCTTTGTAGCTAGTCACTATTGAATTAAGTGTGAGAGCGAATGAGACTGTGAGTAgacataaatttatataaaagaaataataaactAATCAGGAATTTAATTCTTTATTAATAACTAGTCAATattcttctaaatttttttatatttgcttATCACtattttgttaatggtttttgttgattaaaaaaaaattgattctcaaCAAAACCGAAATAAATGTTATGTAGTGCTTTTTTTTGTGTAACTTTAATTactcaacaaattataatttaaatgatataatCTCCCCATTCTCaactaaaaattttagatttcaGCCCCATTCctaattttagaaagaaaaaaaattttactcaCTCAAACTTGATGTGTGTTAGTTTAGTGCCTCTTATTTTTCGGATCATGTTATTAGGAGGAGCCGGGCTCATagagcttcttctttaatttataTGGTGGTTTTCGTGGTGcccttttgtttctttttctttctttttttcccccCATATTGTATATGATGattgctttgatttttgtttgACCAATATCTCTTAATTACAATAGCATCTTTGTTGTCAAAAGTTGTTAAGGCTTTGCTGCCTTTTCCTTAATTTGTTTAGGGCAAGCGACAAATCCAAAATGTTTAGGTAACAAGAACAAAACCGGCCAATATTTAATACACATGAAGTTTTACATACATAATTATGTAAGGTATAGACCGTATAGTATACTAAAATCTTTTGTAATTGCATATACTTTTACATATCCTTtggttatttatatattatgtttacACTTCCATCCGTATATATAGTGTTATTTTTATAGAAAAGTAATATATAAAAGagtaaattaccatttgtacttaTAAAAGTTGAAAACACTAATATATCTATTCATAGAAAAAAaataccatttgtacccataaaatataatttttacaaacaaaattatctaaactctaaaaaattaaataaaattcctaaactacccttcTCTCCATCACTACCACTATCATTTCcttccccctcctctctctcaaTCTCTCTCAATGTCAATAACGTTCAGGTAGTAAGGCACCATCACGCCCCAACATTAGGGAGACAACGTAGATGCCGTCGGCAACGGCGGCATCAAAAGCTGCGAGAATGTCAGAGTCGAAGCAACCGCCGTTCTAACAGACTTTGCAGATGGCGAGGTGGGCCTGCAATTTCAGGAATTTTTCCCTTCATCTTTTGCAGAGCTTCTATCACCAGCCTTGAGTTATACAAAATTTTAAAGTAAAACTTGCTCAAGAGTGAAATGgcgcttcctcttcttttttctaGCCTCCGCAAGTTCCTGAAATCAAACAACAAAATGTTCCACCGATTCATACCAATAACAAAAGACAGATTCAAATGCATTTGAAAGCAAATTGGTAACGTTTTAAGACCTTAGCATGAAGACGACGTTTTCGACCTATAAAGGGAGCCTTCTTGGTCTTGTCTTTAGGAACGGCGTCTGGTTTGCGTGTTTTGAGGGATTTGAAGGGTTTCTTAGAGGCAGAGAGTTTAGGAACCTTAGAAGGGGATTCATGTGATGCTTCAGTATTAGAGTCCAAAGCTGGAATCtgcttcctcttcttggtgcttccATCGTCCTGCTTCTTCGGCGCCATTGGAGCTCAAGCTCTGAGCCCTGAAGTTGAGTTTAGTCGGAAGAAGAGAGGGGCTCTGTTACGCAGAACATGAAGCTAAGGTTTTCGACTTAATGGTGAGAGTGTGTTAGAAAGGGAAAGAGGGGTGGTGGTTGGGTGAAGAGGGTGGTGGTGGGATTTGAGATTAGGAAGTGAAAGAGGAGTGGTGGGTGGGTGAAGAGAATTAGGGTTAAGAAGGTGATTaggtgaaggaggtggtgtggtggtgaagataagagtattttaggaattttaggtaattttttagtgtttgggtAATTTTGTTATGCGAAATCTATATTTTATGGGAacaaatggtaattttttttatgggtagatatgtcagcgttttcaactttcgtgggtacaaatggtagtttactatatatgaaaagataaaaatttacgtGCAATTGTATTTGTAAAAATTACTAATTaagaattattagataataatttattcaaatgacatattaaattatataacaatttttaattagtaattttatataaaaataatcataTGCGAGTCTattctatataaaataaaaagataaaaacagAATGATATATAACTAAATATAGCTAATCATAATTAGATGACAGAAACAAAGCATTATTATAGTAGAAATTGTTCCTTAGTGTTGTGATAAATTCTTATGTGGATATCCATTTTTAATGAAACTCTCtttattaaggatgattctattAAATGTAATTTGAAAATGTTTTATTATAAATAGAGGCTTAAACCTCTAAATGAAAATACATTAcaattaataacaaataatattCTCTCTTTATACATAGCAATAATACTCTTTTTATACATTACTAATATTTCTTCCTCTCTTTTACGTTGCTACATATATTTACATATATGAATTATCTTTATATATTGAGTAATTATATTGATAGATATAATATTAATACTAAAGTTATCTATTTACGTTTCTTGTTTTAAATCTATttcctcttccttatttatttatttattctacaacATGTTATCAATCAAATTTGTAGAAAGACTCagataacaaatttttattatgttgaaactctctcatcttgaattcaatgctcttgatatatctggaaacaattatttatcatggatattagatgttgaaatccatcttgattcaatggattttggagataccattaaagctgaaaataatgcattccagaaggataaagccaaagccatgatttttcttcatcgtcatcttgacgaaggattgaaaaatgaatacctcatattaaaagatcctgcagatctgtggaaagaccttgaagaaaggtacaatcatcaacagatggtgatacttcctcaaactcgatatgaatggacgcacttacgtctacaggattttaaatgcataaatgaatataattctgcaatgtttcgaatcacctcacgaatgaaattatacgggaaaaagatatctaataatgatatgttagagaaaactttctcgaccttccatgcctcgaatgtgctcctgcagcaacaGTATCGAGAAAAGGCTTTAGAAAATATTCTgagctaatttcttgccttcttgttgctgaacgcaacaatgaattgcttttaagaaatcatgaagtgCGCCTAGCTGGCGCCGCCCCACATCCTGAAGTAAATGTGGTAAATCATCACCCCAGAAGagataaatggcaagattttggcaacaagaaaaattatgaaaggaaaatgaattatgttcaaaagaaaggatctcaccaaaagtgggataaagaaagaaataatgggcAAATTAAATCAACAGatgataagtgtttccgttgttgTGGAGAGGATCATTGGTCGCGTACCTGTCGTACACCAAGGTACCTAGTCGATCTTTGTCAagcatttttgaaaaaggatgacaaaggaaatgaaacaaattttgtttcaaatgatgctgaaaattccactactcattatgatgtatctgattttttTGGGGATCCTGAAGGAAacattggtcatttgatcaatgatggaatagtttaatatgtgagattgttaagtatttatgtaaataaataatgtaaagaacttcttgttaagttttattttctatgcacatgaataatgtatataaataatgtttaataaaatatttatgaatttcaaaatgaTTGGATgtgtcaaatttaaaaataaaattttagtatataacaTTATGTGTAgtgttttttagaaaaat includes:
- the LOC112711751 gene encoding heat stress transcription factor A-6b-like; the protein is MNPDDHGVGRVMKEEYLGEGSCSFSYPMVVDVPPPPPPAPPPHPMEGLNESGPPPFLTKTYDIVEDPSTNHIVSWSKGNNSFVVWDPQAFSITLLPRFFKHNNFSSFVRQLNTYGFKKVDPDRWEFANEMFLRGQRVLLKNIKRRKTNQTHHHHQQGLDPCVEVGRFGGLDGELNRLRRDRQVLMAELVKLRQQQQTTKSQIQAMEVKLRKTEQKQQQMMTFMARAMQNPNFVQQLVQQKDWRKELEEAFSNKRMRPIHQGPSNNNVEVAVGYHDGLLGFVDEDCSTFIKLESHIDDDDDNDNKFDFEVSEMDLLGLNVKGQSSSEYHHNHAQVGVSRNNNNNNNIDEVFWEDLLNEGFEDEHVLAAAEDVDVLAEQLGYLASSPHK